From a single Glycine soja cultivar W05 chromosome 19, ASM419377v2, whole genome shotgun sequence genomic region:
- the LOC114399982 gene encoding ETO1-like protein 1 isoform X3, with amino-acid sequence MLCLRGKESEILSLSPNQKHKKKVKGCGAVVEIRDLFRLLCPMRSFFPAESCKEAHPNALNPQSWLHIERGKLPKLSSHPSSASIESLIKVPQPAILPFFKPVDYVEVLARIHEELESCPPQERSNLFLLQYQVFRGLGEVKLMRRSLQGAWQRAHTVHEKIIFGAWLKYEKQEEELMADLLAACGKCAKEFAPVDIAFHLPFDVNASSEGRTTNENRISQNVTFTIGSEKIVCDRQKISELSAPFHAMLKGHFSESLSETIDLSENNISPSGMKAISDFSLNGSLIEVPPNLLLEILVFANKYCCERLKDACDRRLASLVSSKEDAVELMEYALDEHSSVLAASCLQVLLRDLPNCMNDNRVVEIFVHANKQQLEVMVGPGIFALFCFLSEVSMNLNSSSDTTAHFLERLVEFAENGKQRLLALHQLGCVRLLRKEYDEARCLFEGAVNAGHMYSVAGLARLDYIKGDKLLSYGQLSSVISSVTSLGWMYQERSLYCDGDKRWEDLEKASNLDPTLIYPYMYRAATLMRTQNAHAALAEINRILGFKLSLECLEIRFFIHLSLEDYKAALCDVQTILTLRSDYRMFEGRVAASQLCTLVREHVERWTTADCWARLYDCWSAVDDIGSLSVIYQMLESDAAKGILYFRQSLLLLRLNCPEAAMRSLLLARQHASSEHERLVYEGWILYDTGHYEEGLQKAEESIDIKRSFEAFFLKAYALADSSIDPSCSPTVISLLEDALKCPSDNLRKGT; translated from the exons ATGCTCTGTCTCCGGGGAAAGGAAAGTGAGATACTCTCTCTATCACCAAAccaaaagcacaaaaaaaaag TAAAAGGGTGTGGTGCTGTTGTGGAGATCCGAGATTTGTTTCGTCTCTTATGCCCCATGAGGAGTTTCTTCCCTGCTGAATCCTGTAAAGAGGCTCACCCAAATGCTTTGAATCCTCAGTCTTGGCTTCATATTGAAAGAGGGAAACTTCCCAAGTTGTCATCACACCCCTCATCTGCCTCAAT TGAATCTCTGATCAAGGTCCCACAGCCAGCTATACTGCCTTTCTTTAAGCCTGTTGATTATGTGGAAGTTTTAGCTCGAATCCATGAAGAACTCGAGTCTTGTCCTCCGCAAGAGAGATCAAACTTGTTTTTGTTACAATACCAGGTCTTCAGGGGCCTTGGGGAAGTTAAATTGATGCGTAGAAGCCTCCAGGGAGCTTGGCAGAGAGCTCACACTGTTCATGAGAAGATTATATTTGGGGCATGGCTGAAATATGAGAAGCAAGAGGAAGAGCTAATGGCTGACTTGCTTGCAGCTTGTGGTAAATGTGCGAAGGAGTTTGCACCTGTAGATATAGCATTTCATCTTCCATTTGATGTAAATGCAAGTTCTGAGGGGAGAACGACCAATGAGAACCGCATTTCTCAAAATGTTACTTTTACGATTGGAAGTGAAAAGATAGTTTGTGAtagacaaaaaatttcagaactTTCAGCACCATTTCATGCAATGCTCAAGGGGCATTTCAGTGAATCACTCTCTGAGACAATAGATTTGTCAGAAAACAATATCTCTCCCTCAGGTATGAAGGCAATAAGTGATTTCAGTTTGAATGGCAGTTTAATTGAGGTCCCTCCAAATCTTTTGTTGGAGATATTAGTTTTTGCAAACAAGTATTGTTGTGAAAGACTTAAAGATGCTTGTGATAGAAGACTTGCATCCTTAGtttcctccaaagaagatgctGTGGAGCTCATGGAATATGCTCTTGATGAACATTCAAGTGTCCTTGCTGCATCTTGTTTACAAGTCCTTTTGCGTGACCTTCCAAACTGTATGAATGACAATCGGGTGGTGGAGATATTTGTTCATGCTAATAAGCAGCAGCTAGAAGTCATGGTTGGGCCAGGTATATTTGCACTTTTCTGTTTCTTAAGTGAAGTTTCTATGAACCTTAATTCTAGTTCAGACACAACAGCTCATTTCCTGGAACGGTTAGTTGAGTTTGCTGAGAATGGCAAGCAGAGACTTCTAGCTTTACATCAATTGGGATGTGTAAGACTCTTAAGGAAAGAATATGATGAAGCACGTTGTCTTTTTGAAGGGGCTGTAAATGCAGGCCATATGTATTCTGTGGCAGGTTTAGCTAGACTGGACTATATAAAGGGTGACAAGCTGCTATCTTATGGGCAACTTAGCTCAGTCATTTCATCTGTTACTTCACTTGGATGGATGTATCAGGAAAGATCACTATACTGTGACGGTGACAAAAGGTGGGAGGACCTTGAGAAAGCAAGTAATTTGGATCCTACTCTTATATATCCTTACATGTACAGAGCTGCCACTTTAATGAGGACACAGAATGCTCATGCTGCACTAGCAGAAATCAATCGGATTCTTGGGTTCAAACTTTCACTAGAATGCTTGGAAATACGATTTTTTATCCACCTTTCTCTTGAGGACTATAAAGCAGCTCTATGTGATGTTCAAACAATTCTTACTCTGCGTTCAGATTATAGAATGTTTGAGGGGCGTGTTGCTGCATCCCAACTCTGTACTCTTGTGCGTGAGCATGTTGAACGTTGGACAACTGCAGATTGTTGGGCACGATTATATGATTGTTGGTCTGCAGTTGATGATATTGGATCTCTATCTGTTATCTACCAGATGCTTGAATCTGATGCAGCAAAAGGTATTCTATACTTCAGACAGTCATTGCTTCTCCTAAG GTTGAACTGTCCCGAGGCTGCTATGCGTAGTTTACTGTTAGCTCGGCAACATGCATCAAGTGAGCATGAACGACTTGTATATGAGGGGTGGATCTTATATGATACAGGTCATTATGAGGAAGGGCTCCAGAAAGCTGAAGAGTCTATTGACATCAAAAGATCTTTTGAGGCCTTTTTCCTGAAGGCCTATGCATTGGCTGACTCTAGTATAGATCCATCATGTTCA